The following are encoded in a window of Pseudomonas multiresinivorans genomic DNA:
- a CDS encoding TolC family protein, translating into MTLRNAWLYGLLLASAAGQGQTLEEAVRAGLAIHPEVRAAVAEAERGKTDVEISKGGYYPQVSMSGGPNEFDFGEVVYDLTASQMLYDWGRMKSKVDSARATHRQLDESALVSREDAALDIVETYLDVLAAQARIDTVREHIQRLGDIREMTRARGGDGYSDRSELDRANLELSRAQEQLSLEKGALQDARNQYEVLVGRPPADLAEPEPLSMQRYLVGTDMNRLIVDSPLYRKAAEDAEVAEAKLRESKASLLPQVNLEASSLRREIGGHLENDSVVSLRLRMDTFEGLSNFRRPTAAQQHLESTRWTRDAMQRDIKRKLLTLFDTDDTLRWRQDSLVQQVHESDQVSGVYRDQFEVGRRDVIDLLNVQRERFEAERQLANLRFERKRVEYRAAAQIGLLGPLLENHLAPGAS; encoded by the coding sequence ATGACATTACGCAACGCCTGGTTGTATGGCCTGCTGCTGGCGAGCGCGGCAGGCCAGGGGCAGACACTGGAAGAGGCCGTGCGCGCCGGCCTCGCCATCCATCCCGAAGTCCGCGCCGCAGTGGCCGAAGCGGAGCGCGGCAAGACCGATGTGGAGATCAGCAAGGGCGGCTATTACCCGCAGGTGAGCATGTCCGGCGGGCCCAACGAGTTCGACTTCGGCGAGGTGGTCTACGACCTCACCGCGTCCCAGATGCTCTACGACTGGGGCAGGATGAAGAGCAAGGTGGACAGCGCCAGGGCCACCCACCGCCAGCTCGACGAGAGTGCGCTGGTGAGCCGCGAGGATGCGGCGCTGGACATAGTCGAGACCTACCTCGATGTGCTCGCGGCCCAGGCCCGGATCGACACGGTGCGCGAGCATATCCAGCGCCTGGGCGACATCCGCGAGATGACCCGGGCACGTGGCGGCGACGGCTACTCCGACCGCAGCGAGCTGGATCGCGCCAATCTGGAACTGTCCCGCGCGCAGGAGCAGTTGTCCCTGGAGAAGGGCGCCCTGCAGGACGCCCGCAACCAGTACGAGGTGCTGGTCGGCAGGCCGCCGGCCGATCTCGCCGAACCGGAGCCACTGTCCATGCAACGCTACCTGGTCGGCACCGACATGAACCGGCTGATTGTCGACAGCCCGCTGTACCGCAAGGCCGCCGAAGATGCCGAGGTGGCCGAAGCCAAGCTGCGCGAAAGCAAGGCCTCGCTGTTGCCGCAGGTGAACCTTGAGGCGTCTTCCCTGCGCCGGGAGATCGGCGGGCACCTGGAGAACGACTCGGTGGTCTCGCTGCGCCTGCGCATGGACACCTTCGAAGGCCTCTCCAACTTCCGCCGGCCCACCGCCGCCCAGCAGCACCTGGAGTCCACCCGCTGGACGCGTGACGCGATGCAGCGCGACATCAAGCGCAAGCTGCTGACCCTGTTCGACACCGACGACACTCTGCGCTGGCGGCAGGATTCACTGGTGCAGCAGGTGCACGAGTCGGACCAGGTCAGCGGTGTCTACCGCGACCAGTTCGAGGTCGGCCGGCGCGACGTGATCGACCTGCTCAACGTGCAGCGCGAGCGCTTCGAGGCCGAGCGCCAGCTCGCCAACCTGCGCTTCGAGCGCAAGCGCGTGGAGTATCGCGCCGCCGCGCAGATCGGCCTGCTCGGGCCGCTGCTGGAAAACCACCTGGCTCCGGGAGCATCCTGA